The DNA sequence TCAGAAATACAAAAATATTCCAATTTATCCAGATACAAGATTATTAGGTAAAATTATAGGTAAAGTTAAGGAGGAGAGAGGAGTATAACTATGCAAAAGCCCTATTACGAAAAACCTAAATTCAAACTCTATCAAGCGAATTGTCTAGATTTATTAGCTGAACTTCCCGAAAATTCTGTTGATATGGTTTTTGCCGATCCACCTTATCTTCTTTCAAATGGTGGTTTTACTGTTCACGCTGGACGACGCGTTAGTGTCAACAAAGGTGAGTGGGATAAAAGCAATGGATTGAAAAAAGATTTTGAATTTCATCTTGAATGGATACGAGCTGTGAAGCGTATTCTAAAACCGCACGGTACGATTTGGATCAGTGGAACTTATCACTCTATTTACCAATGTGGATTTGCGCTTCAAGTTGCCGGGTTTCATGTTCTTAATGATATTGCATGGTTTAAACCAAACGCATCGCCGAATTTGAGCTGTCGTTTTTTTACTGCCAGCCACGAGACACTCGTCTGGGCAAGAAAAGATAAAAAAGCAAAACACACTTTCAATTACAATTTAATGAAAAACGGCATTTGGCCAGAGGACGCCTTAAAAAAACCCGGACTCCAAATGCGATCAGTTTGGTCAATTTGTACACCAAAAACAATTGAAAAGAAATTTGGAAAGCACCCAACGCAAAAGCCAGAGGATTTGTTAAAAAGGGTTGTTCTTGCGAGTACAAACAAGGGCGATTTAATTTTAGATCCTTTCACTGGAAGCTCCACAACAGGTGTCGTTGCATATCTCTTCGGACGACAATTCCTCGGTGTTGATACCGATTCAAAATTTTTGGATTTATCAATAAAACGGTTTGAAGAACTAGATCGCAATTTGAAAAATAAACTTATCAAATAATTATGAAAATAGTAACGCGGGCTACGGCCATAAAAAATTTAAAAAAGTGTGTCAGGCAAGATTTGCGCGCTTTGGCTTTGAAATACGGTATTACGACATACGAAACAGGTAAGCAGAACAAGGGCTGGAAAGGGCTTGTTTTGGAACGATTGGCTGGACTTCAAACTAATGTATCAAAAGCACCAAACGGGCTTTCTTACGAATTAAAATCGGTTGCCTTTCATTTTGTAAAAAAGGAACTTGTACCAAAAGAAACAATGGCAATAACGATGATAAATCCAGCAGAATTGAAGGCCCATTCATTTTTTGAAAGTCATTGTTGGGCGAAACTAAAAGCAATCGTCTTTTGTGCCGTGAGATGGAACGGAAAAAATTCAGAAACAGCGGAACTGATCAAAGTGGCGAGTTTGGATTTTGCCGAGGATGATGAACTGATCAAAGAAATCAAAGCCGATTATGATTTTATCCGAGAGAAGTTGATAAAACACGGCTTTGAAAGTTTGACAGGCAGGGGCGGTAAGTGGATACAAGCAAGAACGCTTTCAGAAAACGACCGGAGAGATTATGCAGAAAAAATGAATAGACTAACACGGGGACTTGCTATTTGGATCCCAGATGAAAAAGTTGTAAAACAAATTATGGGAAGACTGAGTAATAATAAATCTAGACTAGATATTAAACAAATTATTTTACAAATTAGAGAAGATATCCAAAAAAGAAAAAGCGAAGTTTTGGTTTATCAAAAGCTTATTAAGTATTTTAACAACCGTTTTGTTAATGAACTCCGAACCTCGGTCGGAATGGAAATTAAAGATGATAAAAGGAAACTGCAGGAGGAGTTCGTACAAAGCATCCTCCAAGAAGATTTCAGTTATTCTAGGTACGGTTATTACGACTTCCCATTGGGTGATTTCATCAACAGCGTTTATGTGGTAGATATTGTTTTGATTTACAGTATCAACACGGATTGAGCCTGGCAGATTATTGTTTTGAGGTGGAGCTGTAGTTCCTATATTAACCGCAGAAGGTTTGGTTGGATTAACCCAAGAGTTTTTATACATGTTAGTTTTACGAAGATTGTTAATATGAGAGTGGGAGACCTTAGAAATATTTAGGTATTCCCAGTTATTAAAGATTTCGTATTCTCTTCTTAGAATTTCTTTGGTAGCGAGGGAATTTAGCCTCAAATGCAAGCTGTCTGTTTTTTCCAAGAGTTTAACATCGTAGGCTTTGTATGTGAGATTTGGATTATGTCTTACATAGGGTTTTCTAGAGAGTTTTCTTTTCAAAGTGCGGTGGATAAGTTTATGCATTTGGGTTTTCTTGAAGCCGGTGATTTTCTTAAGGTAGAGGAGGATAATTTTTTTATCATGTTTAGCGAGTTTACAATATTTAAATTTGTCTATAGTGGTTTGGATAAAGTTGTATTTTGCCTCAATAGTTTCTATTTCCAGAACTATTTTTTTAGAGGATTTCAAAAACTCTTTAATTTCGGTAATATTATTTAGGCGCGAGTCATCCATAATTACTTCCATATCAAAGGTAATTTTGGGACTTGCGCCTTTCTTTTTCAACCCTTTTCAGTTCACTTTTTCGGTTGTTTTAAGATAGGATTTCGGTTCACTCTTCGTTTGAACAAGACTAACTATTGCTTTCCATATCTGATTTGTATAAAATAAAGACATGTTTGAGGTTTTTATTGTCCTTTTAATAATTTTTTTGCTTTTAATTCTTTCTGGACTTAAAGTTATTAACCAGTACGAACGAGGTATTGTTCTTACGCTTGGTTCGTATTCTTATACCTTGGAACCGGGACTAAAAGTTGTAGTTCCCATTTTTCAAAGACTTATTAAGGTAGATATAAGAATTACTACTTCTGATATTCCTCAACAGGAAGTAATTACTCAAGACAATTTGCCGGTAGGGATTAATGCGGTAGTTTATTTTCAAGTTAAGAAACCCGAAGACGCCATACTTAAAATACAAGATTACGCTTATGCGGTAACGCAATACGCGCAAACAGCTTTAAGAGATGTAATAGGCGGCGTGGAGCTAGACACTTTGCTAACCGAAAGGCAAAAAATTGCCGACGAGATAAAAGCTTTGGTGGACAAAGAAACGGTTGATTGGGGAATAGATGTTACATCCATAAAAATTCAAGATATTGAACTCCCCGCGGATATGAAACGCGCTATGGCAAAACAAGCGGAAGCTGAAAGAGAAAGACGCGCGACTATCATTCGTTCGCAGGGGGAACTTGCCGCTTCCAAAAATTTGCAAGAAGCTATGAAAAAAATGTCGGAATCGGGCGCTATATCTTTGAGAACATTGCAAACTATTGAGGCAACTACAGCAAACCCCGCAAATACCGTTGTTTTTGCTCTTCCTGTAGAGGTTTTAGAAGGATTAAGAAAACTTGGGGCTAAATGATTATTTAATGGCTTCTAGAAATTCTTCCGCCAATTTTCCAGTTTGTTCGGTTTTTTGATAAAACTCTTTCCAAACAACTACAATATTAGCGTCGTTAAAGACAGCTCTTTGGACTTCCCTTATTGTGTCTCCGCCGGCGATGGCTATTAAAGTATTGTAACTTGACCTAACTTTATTTATTTGAAGATAGGGAAGGGGAATTCTTTTATTAAACTCGGTCTCGTCCACGCCCCTATGCAGAATTATCACCGACGGCATTTTTCTAAGTTTTCGCAACACTTTTATTGGTTCTTGTACATTCATCAGGTCAAGCATACTGTCTATTTCGTATTTTATGCAGGACTCAATAAAAGCGTTAATCGTTTCTATGGGGGCGTGACCTAAACCCACGATGGCGTTTGCTCCTGCTTGTTTTGCGATTTTAACTTCGGTTTCTCCTCTGTCCATAACTTTTAAGTCGGCAACAACATACCCGCCCCACCAATTTTTTATATCTTGGATACCCTGCATTCCGTAGGTTTTTATTAAAGGGGTTCCTGCTTCCACCAAAATTCTTTCGTTTTTTGGTAAAGTTTGAATTATGTTAAAGGCTTCTTGAAGACTGTTGTTTAATGCGATTTGAATATATCTTGTTTTTCTGTTAAGCATATCTTTATTTTACCACTTTTTGTATCGTCATTGCGAGGAGGAATGGAATGACGACGAAGCAATCTTAAGGGGTCTATCCCTATTTGACTGAAAATGGTATTATCCATTTTAGATCTTGGCGGTTTGTCTTGCTCTTGCGGGAAAGGAGAATACCCATGTCCGACGAAAGCATTAAGCTCAAGGCGGAATTTGTTTTGGATGAAATCTTTCTCAAAGACATACGGAAGTGTAGGGATGCAGATGACATTTGGCGGGCTTTGGTAGAATTGGGCAATCCCCTCAAAATTAAAAAGAAGGAGATTCCTGCCCTTATCAAGTCCCTAGTCAACCGTTGCTACCTTGTCAGAATTCATTTTTCTAGGAAATATCGTCCGTCCGACTGTATCGGTACACGACTGCCGCCCCCGTCGCCACCTGTGTCGGAGGGGGAATGGGACGCTTCAATGGGGGTTTTAAGGATTCCCGCCAAGAAACCTAGCGGTTTTTGGGGTGGGGGTACCACCTTTGTAGGTATGTCCAAGGGAAAATACGATTAGAGAAGGACTTGCGCGGCGGGGCTGTTTACCAAAGTACCCGCCGCTTTTCTTTTTGCAATGTTATAATCTAAGTATTGCGGGATCTGCTAATGGTAGTCGCCTCAACGGCGACCCGCCGACGAGGCGGGGACAA is a window from the Patescibacteria group bacterium genome containing:
- a CDS encoding orotidine 5'-phosphate decarboxylase; this translates as MLNRKTRYIQIALNNSLQEAFNIIQTLPKNERILVEAGTPLIKTYGMQGIQDIKNWWGGYVVADLKVMDRGETEVKIAKQAGANAIVGLGHAPIETINAFIESCIKYEIDSMLDLMNVQEPIKVLRKLRKMPSVIILHRGVDETEFNKRIPLPYLQINKVRSSYNTLIAIAGGDTIREVQRAVFNDANIVVVWKEFYQKTEQTGKLAEEFLEAIK
- a CDS encoding slipin family protein, translated to MFEVFIVLLIIFLLLILSGLKVINQYERGIVLTLGSYSYTLEPGLKVVVPIFQRLIKVDIRITTSDIPQQEVITQDNLPVGINAVVYFQVKKPEDAILKIQDYAYAVTQYAQTALRDVIGGVELDTLLTERQKIADEIKALVDKETVDWGIDVTSIKIQDIELPADMKRAMAKQAEAERERRATIIRSQGELAASKNLQEAMKKMSESGAISLRTLQTIEATTANPANTVVFALPVEVLEGLRKLGAK
- a CDS encoding site-specific DNA-methyltransferase, whose amino-acid sequence is MQKPYYEKPKFKLYQANCLDLLAELPENSVDMVFADPPYLLSNGGFTVHAGRRVSVNKGEWDKSNGLKKDFEFHLEWIRAVKRILKPHGTIWISGTYHSIYQCGFALQVAGFHVLNDIAWFKPNASPNLSCRFFTASHETLVWARKDKKAKHTFNYNLMKNGIWPEDALKKPGLQMRSVWSICTPKTIEKKFGKHPTQKPEDLLKRVVLASTNKGDLILDPFTGSSTTGVVAYLFGRQFLGVDTDSKFLDLSIKRFEELDRNLKNKLIK